AAGCAGCATCATTAAAACTAATTTtactaagtaatttattgaatcaggcgttactttgcggaggatcATATCAATGCCCTTCCAGAGATCTAGCAACCCAGACCCAGAGCCTAGGAATGGCTAAGGCCGCCCGTTAAATACACCCAATGTAACTCGCAATAACGCCGTGTGTAGATGTTTGTGTTAAAGCCTGGCTGTATACCTAGATATTGGAGAACTACAGTGGGCAGCATCCCGATTAAAAAGAGTCTATAAATTTCTCCGCGAGCTCCAGAGAAATCAGTGATCTCTATGAGTGTTTAGCTTTACCTCTATATCACAATAAACGACGGACCCTACCATCTAATTAACAATCTCTGAGGAATCAAATAATCCGTCGACAATAAATAACCGTGTCTCATTCCCATCAGATATTAAGTCTACTCGTTGTTGGTGAACTTTTCCCAAATAAGCATAACTAGGCATATGTTAGGCGTTACATGTAGTAGGTACGGCGTGAGGCCCTTATAGAAGCCTCGGATACGTTCATACCTCCAGGTCTCTTCGACGCAGTGCCATGCGCCGCGGTAGGTGCGGTGGTGGTCTTGCAGACGCGCCCTGACCACCTGGTAGGGGTACGTTGCACCCGCGGCTATGAGCTTCGATATGGCTGCGAATGTCAGGTACTCTAATGACGTCTGGAAAAAGACAGAATTTGTTATGTTTTGATGTAAAAGTTTCGACCTCCATAACGGAAATGGGTTTAAACGATCACTTGCGCCTATCGTAGTAATTGCATGGATTCATAGAACATGTAGTCGTATTGTCTACGCAATAACTCTGAAAAGGAGAATCATGCTTCGTTTATTACACATACACTTCATACATTATCTGTTGAAGTAGTTTATATCGCCGTCCGCTACAAAGATACACCTATCTCGTTCCTCCATCGGCCTCAGAACGAGACGGCTGTATCTTGTTGCCGTCGGCCATTCAATCTAAATATTTGCAAATAAGTGGACGGACGCTACATAAACGTTGGCCCTAACCAAACATGGCCATATATACATATTGTATATTATATCCCTCTATGATTAAATCTGCCTTGGCCTTTAGGTATGTTAAGTATCTTACTCATTTAAAGAAGAATAAAGAGGTAAACTTTGTGCATTTtctttgtttatatatatatgtgtgtgtgtgtgtgtctagaTCTCTGGCACTACTAGacccattctaaatatacttttacttataaaaatctgaaagaAACGCCACTTTTTATCCATTTTATCTTACGAAGACGACACAAACGAATAGCAAGTTGAGAAGAACTTACCAATTTAATGTCAATAGGCAAGTTCCTATACTGGTTGTATCTGTTCTTCATCTCTTCGTAGGTCATAAACTGCAGTGCGCCGTGGGAGACGCCGAACATGCCGGGAACAAAGCCCTGGAAAACGagagaaaaaaatgttacaCACACTAGCCTTATTCGCGGCTTCGCATATCTACGTAAACCATGGGCTAGGGCTGAATTCAAATCCGGGATATcgcaaaaaggttttttttaactatgttAACTGTGAactatgttattttaaaaacaaattattatttttaagctgTTAAGAGCGTGTATacatgctgagctggcaacgttgcatttttgttactttttctcgattattccataaaaattggatgaaaatgaaaaatgtggtctgttagaactgttcttaatatataagttaatgtgtctaatacaatctttttttttaattcaactggatggaaaacgagcaagtgggtctcctgatggtaagagatcaccaccgcccataaacatctacaacaccaggggtattgcagatgcgttgccaacctagaggcctaagatggggtacctcaagtgccagtaatttcaccggctgtcttactctccacggcGAAACataacaatgcaagcactgctgcttcacggcaggattagcgagcaagatggtggtagcaatccgggcggaccttcgtgatagacttttatattctttaaaaactaacaaatgtttattaacggttttcaaagaaaataaaagtctatcacgaataattattgcagtagacacattaacttatatattaagaacagttctatcagaccacatttttttaattttcattcaatttttatggaataatcgagaaaaactaacaaaaatgcaacgttgccagctcagcaggtataaacgctcttaatcaccatccaaaaagaaagaaaaaagactTGGTTTTTTTACTACACCGACCATATCCCTTCTAAATACTTTCTGTATTTAAATGAccataaaaaagttgaaaaattacAATCTAGCAACATATGACCCTGGCATTGAATATGTCagcaaatacaattaaaatccATATTTGAAAACCCATAATACATTATACACTAGTACTTGTGCTAGTacatattcaatttatttagtgTGAATTTGGCGTATTTACGCCGGTGATTGTGAAAGAAAATTCGAGACTCGCTTTAGCTGACATCCAAAAATAGATACACTTAATTGTCAATTAGAGATAGTgtgcacgcacacgcacacttCGTTGAATGCATCTAGTGAAGAAATTTAACCTTGCACAAAAAACTGAATCCGCAATTTCCTCCACTATCTTATTTTGATTATTGATTACACAACTTGACATTGTGTTATCGGTGGATATTCTTTAGACAAGCTTATCGTGTTAAAAAACACAGATTCTTCTTTCATATCCGACACTTCAACTTTAATAATTCCTAATAACATATTTTCATTGTTTCTTTCTGAGATTAgacctgtacccagcagtggacgtatgtaggctgaggagatgatgatgatgaaatctcATGATGTTACGATGCGCGTCttcgtaatttaatttaacagaaAACTGGGTTATCTCTATTTAGGAATTCAGTATTCTACTGTAGCTAAGcaaaatacctaataatagcTAGGAAGCGGACTGCATAGGTCACTACGGTCAGTCAAACAAAGCCAGAACAACATAACAACTGAATATGCTTAATAGCGTAATTTCTTGTTTCAGTATAAAATGCGTTAAATTATCTTATAaaacgaaagtttgtaaatgtgTCTGTATGTTTCACGTTTCACGCTAATATAGCAGTacaatttggataaaatttggctcaTAAAGAGAAACTTAtggagacgagacgagacgagaagtTAAGGAGGCGTATGCAGGTTAGCTATCAAACATACACAGTTCATATATCAAAGAATATCTCGCAATAAACAGGCTAACAAGATACAAATAAGTACAACACGGGTTTTTTCCGATGATCCCAAACCTATTACCCACCCGCCCCCACCCAGCTGTGCGCTAAAACCAAGAATAAACATAAACTTGCGCACAAGGAAACACGATTGCCCTTGACTTATGGATTATGTTATCGCGACTGATCGAAGTGATGACATGTTACCGATGATAGCCTTTGTTTTTAGGATTTTCGAAGGTGATGCAGCCGACATCTTGTCGGGTTTCAAAGTGCGCCAGTTTTCTGGAAGAGTTAGGGGTCACGcaacggattgctgaggacctttCGATagatccatgtctcagtttgtattttcgtgatGACATGTTACCGATGATAGCCTTTGTTTTTAGGAAAGTGACTGATGAGGCCCAAAGCCCTCTCGTTTCAAGTGCGCTTCTAAAGAGATTATGCATTTTCTGAAGAGTTAGGGGTCAAAGCAATTGTAGATTTTGTTTAGTAAGACATCGATGCATGCtgtcggatttttttattgaaaatacaccCTTGATTAGCCTCTTTTCGGAGGTGGGCAGCTGGATTATACCTTGACAAGCTTGTGCGGAACACCCGGTCCACAtcgcagtcagcatttgccgcacttatcaaaaaaatcttgataaggacagcagaggctccctgcaaCATGGTTCCACCGagtgtcacatacgaacttgtcaaggtatagtaCTGACTAAGCATCAGCTATTAGAGAAAATTAACCACAAAAACTGTCAAAGTGCGCCTGGATAAAACATAACTTAATAATAAGGTTGGACATGTAGATACTTGTACAGTCACTATCTTtcatttgggacccacttaagatcaaatatctgtcattttatttatatatagtatatattatttatttatcaaggactttttcacgaaatgggtcccaaattaacgatcgtgaccgtacATGTCAACCAATCTGATTCTTAGGCCACCATATAACCTTTGTCATCATGATATTTACGTCGTACGGTAAGCATTgtcacaaacaaataaaaatattctattataataaagttccatGCTGAATCAGGACTCAATTGGTTGACTGTCAGTAAGGCAACAAAAATCACGAGCCAAAACAAATGCTCCATCTAACTATAATGTTTTCCAATCTGGTAGCGTGATTATTGGGTCCCAGTTAACTAACGAGATAACAGGCATTATTGACAAGAAACCGGTTCCAAACTCCAATTAATTAAGATGTAGGCATTTAATATTTGATTGATTAGGTAGTTTCTAAATAAcatttgctattaaaaatcaatAAGACCAAGCTGTGACAATCGGCTAGCCTGGTTATTGGAGAATGTGACTATGACGCGTCAGTTCCCGGGTTGGGAGATATCTTATATCTTTAAGCGaccaatttttgtatatttaagaaagaaacaaagaaagaaataaaagtttattcaaCAAGCAAAGAACAAGATAAAAAAACAAGGTACACAATAACGTACCTATTACTTAAAGCTGAACCGgactggcagctcagcaatgctgagatGTGAGTGTGAGGAACCACAACGCTgattgtcatttatttatttatttcggggatctcggaaactactctaaaaatttcgatgaaatttaatatttaggAGTTTTCGGATACGAACAATCGATCTAttatagcttggtcttatctttgggaaaacgcgtgttttcaaGTTCTTGAACGTCTTGTGATTATCATTACTTCAAAAGCGTTGTATCACAACGTTACCTTCTATAGTTTCaaactttttatctcgatattcatACGGGATCAGATGGTCTACTatgaaactcgcaaatcgaagttcgtatcgcaccgtccctttcactcgcgtattaaatgacataagcgtcagcgggacggcaacatacgaagttcgagttttgcactttatGGTATAGGGCCCGGATGTAAGAAGGTTAAATTATAACATATGCTGAATAcatgaatttatatttttaagcattttctcaataagtgaaatgtaaaatttctttTACAAATCAAGTTTTTTAACCATAAAATGGATGCCAAAACAAGGAGCAGGTGAAAAAGTTTACATCGTAGGTAATAAAACAAAGCCCCAGTGGCCCCCCCGACACCCGTCgtcaaaaagaaagaaagaaaaataagtacctGTTACATGTTTCATGATTCAGATTCCTTAGCAATCACTGAGGGTAGCAGTGTATTCACCAAaatcatcccatcatcatcccagcctatatacgtcccactgcaaggcacaggcctcctctaagaatgagagggcttcggcagtatttcccacgcgggcccagtgcggattgggaacttcacacattccgttgaattgcttcgcaggtttgttgtgcaggtttcctcacgatgttttccttcacagtaaagctcgtggtaaatttcaaatgtaattccgcacatgaattacgaaaaactcagaggtgccagccggagtttgaacccacgatcctctgcttgagaggctatagttaaaaccactcggccaccacggctcttacTTATAGATTTATTAACTTACTAGTACTTGAAAGATGAGGACACAAGTCTGGCAATATTGAACAGTTACCCAAGAATCAAGATAAGATAATAAGCCAGGAATGGtgcgactagtttcgatcttttcggaagatcttttCAATAAACAAAGAACCAGTCGAACAACGGTTtgcttataatcgtgagttggacagtttaatttaataattttatcaatatgTCTCACtagtttaagtaaaataagTTACCCAAtaataaattttcttaaaatacaatacatgtTTACACCTAGGTCAACGCCAACTGAAAGTATTTGAAAGACTACACAGGAAGAAGAGTGTCAACTTTTTGAACAACTGCCAGGGGTAAGTTGTTTTAGTaccacaaaaaaattacaagtgctacaaatcgacgtaattgttactttttttatacaaaaccagaccaagtgcgagtcggactcgcgcaccgagagtgCCTCACaaagggtttagcaggctaaggaaggacatgtggccactgtgaggaatagttgaattggtgaatgtcaattgtttgtcgcctcattactagtaatcactccaactttcaccccctatctTGAACTGTCCcagagataatgtcaaaaatgtgtttccttaattttttttttcaaactcgtttttctcctaatccatagcagctaaagcattgaaacaaaatcacagTTAAGAACGTGGTTTTTGTGGGAGTATAccctacaattttattaatattttatacgtgaaaaataaaaaataaaccatttattttttgacaccttttttaacaagtttttttgagggtacaactatgaaaaaaaacatataaattgcaaatagtattagctactaccatacgaaaaatcaattgattataatttgtgcaacatactgaaaacaataaaaaaactagcgAAAGTATTCAAACACAGCAGCAGCACCTTTTGTGCCAGCCAtacgtcaaattcaaaataatacactcTTTGTTGCTAGGCaacgaacatgaaactttaaaaGCGAACCTTCAGAAGGCTACACTCTTGATACTTGAATACTTTCGTtgacaaacaattgacattcaACAATTCAACTGTTcctcacaggggccacatgtcctttcttagcctgctaaaccctAGATAAATGTCTCTGAATATTCAGTGTTGGCAGAGCCCCTCTCTTAAGAAAATGAACGCAGTTACCTCGTTGagagaggttttttcgaactatgcttgttttagcctaaattgaataaagatattttgactttgactttgcagcgttaggtcattttagatggttacaaACATagaaagctgttttttttttcaagagtcTACCCAATGGTATTATCAAGATCGACCAAAAACGTCGCTCCTTAAATCTTCAACGGTTATCCTACTCATCATTTTGTAATGAATTAATAATACATACTCTGTGTACATTTCTATATAAATTCTACTTAGTCTGGTCTGGTAGTTGAAAACATACGGCATTGAGGCAGACGAACAACACGAGGGACTTAGCAATAGGATCTTGTGAAAACTGGATAGAGTTATGCAATGAAGGCGAACCGAGGCACATACTGGTAGAGCAATTAATATTTGTCAAAGTGccctattttttaaataaaatcgtaattttcattttaaaacgtCTGATTGCATTGCAATTGCAACGTCTAGGTTAAATAAAGATATGCAGGTCAAAGGTTAATGAGATAGCGTTTAATTGATAATCATAGAAGTCGTGTGCTTAATAAAAATACGTTATTGCTAGTTATAAATCAAtcctaatataataaatgcgaaagtttgtgtacgCGTTCGTGCGTGCGTGTTTATTGCTACATTTAGCGTCAAAATGGCTCTAACGTTTCTGATTCATATGAAATTTTAAGAAACTCGAATAACCGTTTTAGATACACACCCTGACTAAAGTAGATATTTAAATTGCATAaagccactttttatcccgatttctTACCGATTGTGCGCATGTAAAATATCGAAATCACAAGGTCTAAAACATAAAGTAGACAACGTATTTAGATGATAACGCCCCCTTGGATGTTGAATGAAGGCTTTCATGGCGACAGTTGCACTTGATCGCGCAGAGAAATTCAGGAGGCGTTACTTAGTAAGTACAAGAAAaggctttgaaaaaaaatgcactttctCTTAATACAGTGTAAATGAAGGTCACGGTGTAATTTCATAATTACTCTAACTTATTTCAACATCTTCATTCAACACCGCTTCCAAGCGTGATGAGCAACTCATCCTTATGTTGCTAACGTTGCTGTCATTCGCACATAAATAGTTACTTAGTTAGTGCTTCGCTTGACCAAAAAACGCGGACTGATAAGAGATGGAATTTGCTTCCGACGTCTATTTTTTacggataaatacatacattttagGGCTATTGAAGGCCAGTGGGAAtgggctgttactgaaccaatgAGCCACATTTTTACATACATAGCctagcgaattagctcgttgaagtggcaatgggtaggccatattatagcacggagaacagacgCCGATGGAACCGAAAAGTTCTctaatggagaccgcggatcggcaagcgtagcttaggacgtccaccaacgagatggacggaaaccctggttaaagccgcgggttcacggtggatgcaaaccgcttccaaccgaagcaactgaaggtctatgggagagACCTATGTCCTAGATAAAGTGTCAAATGaagaagtacctacttactagttCAAAGGTATCCCACATAGATccttttcataataaacgtCATAATGAAATCACACTACCCGGGTCCTAGTTTTTAAATGCGCTTTAAATTTATCATTGTATGTAACAATTGACTTCAAACTCTAATCAATTGAAAATCATAATGATACTTACTGTGATTTACTGCAGGAATATACTATAGTATAACAGATCCGACTTTGAAACAGATTATCATAATCAAAGATATAATACGAGTTCAAAGTGCAAAGATAAAATGCTCCAGAGCACATCAAAAAGCGCCTCAGCATTTTGCAACAAAACATGTTatctatttaaaatgtaaatattattagtaaGTGGTCATGGTTACACCAAACATTGACTACCGCGAGAGGCGATAACATTTGAATATTGAATAGGTAAATTATATTGCATATGTGAGTGTGATGCTTGAAAATTGTATATGAATAACTCTTTTGAATATTCATATTGCAGTAAGACGTACAAACAAATCCAATGATAAAACTGTATacgtaaaaaacttaagaagacaaAATtagccagatcacgaaattcctaggcatatcataaaatggcgccatttcatgatatgcctaaaagttggccaggcatataaCGTGCTTGAGAAACAATACGCAGattgattagagcaacgcattcgtctatattcctagctctataccgggcacatcgttatatgaagaaaaaaagaaaaatttagatacgacgagcgaagcgaggaatggttagtattaattgtgaccacaacgcacgagccgagcgatcgaagcgagcatgccgcggtagcggcaaatcatgaaatggcggcgtttcatgatatgcctaggaatttcatgatttgcctaaacgtctCTAGGCACGTAAacgttgagttttgaacgatatggcggatgtcccttagccaattcatgagatggcgccatttcacgatatgcctaggaatttcgtgatttagcggattttacgatcggccgccgacataaacATATATAagaggggcaaacgagcatgagatcacttgatgggaagcaatcaccaccgcccatggacacctgccaacacgaggggtatcacaggtgcgttgccggccttttgagagactgataggctcgttttataaagatccctaagctgtaccACTCCAGAAACACTGTTACCAGGAAGCTGACATGTATTGGCATCCGCATCGTataacataataaaatcaaCTCACCCTATAGAGCCCCCTGACTCCTTCAGTCCTGTAGATCTTGGTCAGTCCATCAACCATGCCTTTGTATCTCTTGTTGTCAGCGACGTGCTCCTCGCTGTACTGGAGACAGAGCCGGGTCTTCACCACCCAGATGGGATTGGTCATCACCAGAGAGAGGACCCCTGCCTCGGCGGCCGCGAGCATGTGGAGACCAGGCCCGAGAGGGTTCCGCGCGTTGCCGCCCTGGATCCATGTTTTGATGGCGTTGTAGCTGAAAGAGGTTATTTATTAGTGAGTGTCAGTATTTAGCCATGGTAGATCTGTTTTGAACTTTCGCAATTTACACTCACAATACGTAGATAGATTTATCGTCATCACTGTTGGGCGATTATTAGAACGTTTCAAGCGCCTCATTTTTGatcacattttttacaaattggcTGAAGATTTTGACGTCGTTTTCGATTATATGTAAGAGTATCAGAATTTTTACAGaagtgtccagaaaaatgagacgcttggaataaaaataatatatctatGTAAACCATAGCTTCTCGACGTAGGCGATAATGCTCCCTTGTGGGTGTTTAAGGGCAtcggcgtatctagggttacaTTTCAGGGggggggcctggcctggatttttgtgtgaagatatcagtattatagaattttgaatcggtagcccaacatcctggggtgggctgGGCACTAGACcgtactggggtgggcacggcctaCTCGGCCCCTCCTCTATTTACGTATGTTTAAGGGCCTACGACTCTtatagctgacgcggtttgcacggagcgggtggacgcctattgaaaaaatAGGGTCTATATTGACTCCTATAACGTTAAACTTTCGATTTGGTTTATCCATAAGTAccgttgtttgtcataatcgtTGCTCGTCATATTATCTTTGGTCATAATTTCAATAGTCATAATTATTGAATTTCATACCGTTATTGGTCACAATGTGGTGATTGTATCAAAAGGTAGAAAttcaaaaggaatattattatttggcaTAACGCTTATTAGTCAGaactattgaatttcataccGTTATTGGTCATAACGTAATGtggtaattttattgaaatgttgaaattcaaaaggaatattattatttgacataacgCATTTCTGTCAGCTGCACAGAACTGTGGCAGCTGTTTTTTTGTAAGGGGTCGCAGTTCggacctttttttttttgccgggGGAAATCTGCCACCAGATACCCCATCATCACGGGGAGGCGATGAGGTTATATGGGGTTTTTACCCACTAAAACCCCCGGGATGTTCCTTCCTCGCCGCCCTGCCAGCGACGCAGCGGTACAACGGTATAACGCCCccgcctaacctaacctacttttctgtcagctggtactttttgtaaggggtcacagttctaacctaaccaacttttctggCAACtggttttttgtaaaattacggGTATCAAAGGGATCCCgaaaaaagtgtgtgtgtttttatgtgttagtatgtttgtccgcctttcacgtcgCAACGAAGCGACGGACGGCCGTTATTTTTGacttagagatagtttatgggccagagcccagagagtgacataactttttatcccggaaaaatgcacagtttccgaggtaacagcgcgcgataaccgaactccacgcgggcgaagccgcggacaaaagatAGTACATTTATAGATTTCCAATACTCGTAAACATACTAATGTAAAGCAATTTAATCAACGTTGTTTAGTAATTTGATGTTTAAATGCACTTTTAATGTCTTGAAACGTCTTGACCCGATATTGAAAGAAGTAATAATGTCTATTAGCAgataaataatactaaaaaatgCTATATTTCAGACTGGTATTTTTCATGAAAACCGAATAAAATCAATAACATCACTAAATCTAAACTAAACCTTAAATCCACTTTAGTTCAAGCCAAAAATTTGcaaatttcaacaaaatgtAAGTGTCTGGAGAGATTTGCTTGTAGGTAATCAAGACATTCATGGTCTGTGCCACAACTGATTACTAAATTGAATGTCACAGATATCTGTTGCATCAAATTTATCtttgagtggtgaaacaggcccccAATCacctaattaaatataaatctcCATGTATTATCTAGTAATCTGTCGggaaaacaataatgtacaactcggaatgtacgcgcaataatgtacgacgtgataatccgaagtattattgcttccgattatcatgccgtacattatcatggtcgcgcattatcagggcgtacaaaatattgcgcgcgctgtaatgtacgtagtgataatctgaatccggTCGATTCGAATGAATAGACATTTTCCGCCGCGGAGCGAGCGAGCAGATCCGACCCGGCCGGGTTAGGTTGAAGGACTCTCGCCcttcgttaggtattttttttttatttcaatcacggaaatcgGAAGACGGATTATCcggccgtgcattatttaagcgtgcATTAAAAAGTCGTACATAAACTACACCCATCATCTAGCACAAAACCTAGTATATATAGTAAAAAACCCAGTATTTCTTACATAACTTGCAACTTGCAACTTGCAACATTTATCATTTCTCGGATACGTAATAGGCATCGCCTTACAATACTATTGATAAAAATACTGATAAAACACGCCcaagataaattaaataaatacttcaaAGAGGATGTTGATCTATTAGTTGTGCAAAATTTCGACTGTCATCTAATCACAAAGCATGTATGACTACTGCAGGTAGTTTCCGTTtgtgatacaaaattagtggGCCAAGCTCAGCTCTTTTACCAGTCTTAGTAGACAgatttattgaataatgttttgccatcgtattttgtcagaaaAGTTCGAATTTATGTTGCTTCCTCAATtggcttcagtaaacttcagtaagctagttgagatagctagataaaaacgaacttttccgacaaaataggatggcaaaacattattcaatagatctgtacacACTTGacagtggtcatggtcgtcacGACCAGGTCGTGGTTGAAGATTGCTAGCTAAATAACTAAATacgtgcttgttatagcctaaattgaataaaaatatttattattattattattattattatttatataatgcacaggcagcttatagctgatgcgtgcatatcatttgactttgactttgacttcaaaCTTCATgatgactttcttgggaaaataggtTGGtggttttcattttcattccACACCGCAGACCGCAGTGTTGGGAGTTCGTCGCATTTGGCA
Above is a window of Choristoneura fumiferana chromosome 18, NRCan_CFum_1, whole genome shotgun sequence DNA encoding:
- the LOC141438337 gene encoding solute carrier family 25 member 32, which translates into the protein MSTMKNPNPSSSKVALLSHIKYEHLVAGISGGVTSTLILHPLDLIKIRFAVNDGRTATVPRYDGLSSAFVTIVKKEGVKGLYRGVTPNVWGSGSAWGFYFLFYNAIKTWIQGGNARNPLGPGLHMLAAAEAGVLSLVMTNPIWVVKTRLCLQYSEEHVADNKRYKGMVDGLTKIYRTEGVRGLYRGFVPGMFGVSHGALQFMTYEEMKNRYNQYRNLPIDIKLTSLEYLTFAAISKLIAAGATYPYQVVRARLQDHHRTYRGAWHCVEETWRHEGWRGFYKGLKPNLVRVVPATMITFLTYENVSHYMLRRGREIKMPV